The Aliidiomarina minuta nucleotide sequence GCAGCATTGCAATCATGCCCGGCGTACCCACAGCGCGTCCTGTTATCATAGCCAGCCAATGATTAATGGGAATACCGCCGGGAAAGCGAAACCAGTTCGGGGTAGCAATCAGAGGTGCTGTTTCGCGACCATCGTAAAAATGCTGCTCTCTGGATTCGGCATCGTAGTACAGTAAAAAGCCTCCGCCTCCGAGGCCTGTTTCATGTGGTTCACTAAAAGTAAGCGCAATTTTAGTGGCCACCGCTGCATCCATGGCGTTGCCGCCCTGCCGCAGTATCTCGCGCCCAATATCACTGGCATACCAATTTGCTGAAACCACCACATGCTCTTCAGCATGAATAGCGTTGGTTGCCGAGTGGTCGTCAAGTTCCGGACCTTCGCTACAAGCGACAGACAGCACGCTCAGTATAACTATAAGTGGGATTGGTAATTTAATAAGCTATCCTTTTTGTTGCCATTCTTGCAGAATCTATTGCCAATTATAGACCCTGAATGCCTGCCTGACTTCTAACTAGCCAGTAAAAAGAAGCTTCTTTCTTACTCTCTACGTTCAGACTGCTTTTCCAGCATGCTTTCCATCCGCGATAGCTGTGATTGCATATCAGTGACGTGCTGCCGCAGGTATTTAATATCCGCAGCTTCTCCTTCGCCCTGCTCGACTTCAAATGCCGCACTTTCTTTTTGCATCACCTCAAGCACGATTCCTATCATCATGTTAAGGAAGATAAAGGCACTGAGGAAAATAAAGGAAACATAATAAATCCAGGAGAGCGGGTAGACCTCCATAGTTTCATACATAATTGCCGTCCAGCTCTCAAAGGTGGCAATACGAAACAGAGTAAGCACTGAAATAGCAATGTTATCCCAATAAAACGGATTGACATCATGAAACATGAAGCTGCCAACGGCTCCGTAAATATAGAAAATAATAAACATAAAAAGTGCCACGTAGCCCATGCGCGGTAGAGCCTTTAATAAGGCATTCATGAGCATGCGTAGTTCAGGCACCATAGAGACCAGCCGAAGTACACGGAAAACCCGCAGTAGTCTTGCAATCAATACGGTTTCACTGCTTTCTACCGGCAGCAGGCTTGCGACCACAATAATAAAGTCGAAAATATTCCAGCCTGATTTAAAGAAGTCGCGCAGCCTGGGTTCGGCCACCAGACGAATACTGATTTCAAGCAGGAAAAAAAGTGTGACGAACCAGTCCATAAAATTGAGGATGGTCGCAAACCTATTGGTTTCTTCGTAGGTTTTTGCGCCCACCATTAACGCTGACAGCACAATAATGGCTATCACTACAGTTTCAAATATCTTATTTGAACGCAGGCGCAAGAACTGCGCCTGCCAATGTCTAAAGTCTTGCCTTTGCATAACTGCCTTTTACAACGATTTCACTACCAGGCCCACAGGCGCAGACCGAGCCAGCCAGCATACCAGAACCAGAGACTTAACCCACAAGCGGCAACAGCGGCTATCAGGCAGCGAATTTTAGCAATAACGGCCTGCTCATGTCGCCAACTCCATAAGGTCGTAAAAAGCCCTGCCAGAGCGAATAAAGGAAAGGTCAGGCTGAATACAAATACCAGTACCGAACGCCAGTTATCTGTCGCAGCCTCTTCCAGGCTAAGACTACCCGCAACGAACACAAGCAATAGTAAGGATAAAGCTGACAAAGTGATAAAAGTCCGCATCCAGCTGTTATTCAAAGCCTTGTGCCGTCCGAAAGGGTGGGTGAGTAAAATAACCACTGACAGCAGCACTAAAAATGCTGGCATTAACGCTTGCGCAGTGCTTACCCGCTGACGCACTTCACCATGCGCTTCAATCTGCAATTCGCCTTGTAACCCACTGTATAAAACACCTACGACACTACCATCGCGGCGATGTGCCAGACGACTGCCATCTAATGAACGTAAGGGTACTGTC carries:
- a CDS encoding ion transporter, which encodes MQRQDFRHWQAQFLRLRSNKIFETVVIAIIVLSALMVGAKTYEETNRFATILNFMDWFVTLFFLLEISIRLVAEPRLRDFFKSGWNIFDFIIVVASLLPVESSETVLIARLLRVFRVLRLVSMVPELRMLMNALLKALPRMGYVALFMFIIFYIYGAVGSFMFHDVNPFYWDNIAISVLTLFRIATFESWTAIMYETMEVYPLSWIYYVSFIFLSAFIFLNMMIGIVLEVMQKESAAFEVEQGEGEAADIKYLRQHVTDMQSQLSRMESMLEKQSERRE